The genomic segment aggtggagggcgtgggtggtgtcacggacataggtggggagttcctggaccaaaggggagaaaatggagtccagataggtggagatgagttcggtggggcaggagcaggctgagacgatgggtcgaccagggcaggcaggtttgtggattttgggaaggagatagaaacgggccgtgcggggttggggaacaatgaggttggaggctgtgggtgggaggtcccctgaggtgatgaggtcatgaatggtgttggagatgatggtttggtgctcgggtgtggggtcatgatcgaggaggcggtaggaggtggtgtcggagagttggcgtctggcctcggcgatgtagaggtcagtacgccatactaccactgcgccacccttgtctgcgggtttgatggtgaggttggggttggagcggagggctgcccgttctgcgggggagaggttggagtgggtgagaggggtggagaggttgaggcggttaatgtctcgacggcagttggagatgaagaggtcgagggagggtaggaggcctgggggtggtgtccaggaggaggacttgtgttggaagcgggtgaaggggtcagtggaaggagggttgggttcccggttgaagaagtaggcatgcaggcgaagacggcggaaaaactgctctatgtccgaccgtgactggtattcgttgatgtgtggttgtagggggacaaaggtgagccccttgctcaggactgaccgttcgtcctcagtcagtgggaggtctggggggatggtgaagattcggcagggctcagggtggctgtctcctctggggttacaggctgtggaggttgtgggcggagcgatgatgtcgtcggccgtgggcggggttccgtcggccgtgggcggggttccgtcggcgtcgaccgtgggcggggttccgtcggcgtcgaccgtgggcggggttccgtcggcgtcgaccgtgggcggggttccgtcggcgtcgaccgtgggcggggttccgtcggcggtgggaggatcggggtgggcggcagcagctgaggtgagggtggtgtgtgggctgtagtacctggacgtggaggtggtgactgcagcagcggttccggaagttctgtggccggcggaggccgatgtgacgtcatcggtggggtctccggccgtgtcctcatggtcaatggcggcgggtgcatggtgggggaggggcagggacagagtcgggatttgggaggcgcaggaatcctcttgtgggtggcaggggccagtgagttggttgtacttacgatttttggtgtccagtaaagctgagtggaactgggtgttcagtctgtggatcctgcggaggataaaaaacagcaggggtcctttgcaggtctgggagagggaggctctgagctggggcaggctggattgcagtgcctggaggtgccggcgcatggctgcaagtgtctgtttcaggactcgcagggagaaccgcttctgaagggtctgaatattctgggtgtagaggtggtcacggttggggccaaattgggaaggctgaaatgtggactgtagtcccttggggatgatctggttccgtaggcaggtgctgagaaaggtgatgtggctgtggtacctggtttgcttcaggacatggtcgagcagtttcaaggccgaagagattacaagagagttgcaatgggagagagattcccgcttccaattcctccgcctccgccgcatctgctcccacgataagacattccactcccgcacatcccagatgtccaagttctttaaggaccgcaacttcccccccacggtgattgagaacgcccttgaccgcgtctcccgcatttcccgcgacacatccctcacaccccgcccccgccacaaccgccccaagaggatccccctcgttctcacacaccaccctaccaacctccggatacaacgcattatcctccgacacttccgccatttacaatccgaccccaccacccaagacatttttccatccccacccctgtctgctttccggagagaccactctctccgtgactcccttgttcgctccacactgccctccaaccccaccacacccggcaccttcccctgcaaccgcaggaaatgctacacttgtccccacacctcctccctcacccccatcccaggccccaagatgacattccacattaagcagaggttcacctgcacatctgccaatgtggtatactgcatccactgtacccggtgcggctttctctacattggggaaaccaagcggaggcttggggaccgctttgcagaacacctccgctcagttcgcaacaaacaactgcacctcccagtcgcaaaccatttccactccccctcccattctcttgatgacatgtccatcatgggcctcctgcactgccacaatgatgccacccgaaggttgcaggaacagcaactcatattccgcctgggaaccctgcagccatatggtatcaatgtggacttcaccagtttcaaaatctccccttcccccactgcatccctcaaccagcccagttcatcccctccccccactgcaccacacaaccagcccagctcttcccccccacccactgcatcccaaaaccagtccaacctgtctctgcctcccgaaccggttcttcctctcacccatcccttcctcccaccccaagccgcacccccagctacctactaacctcatcccacctccttgacctgtccgtcttccctggactgacctatcccctccctacctccccacctacaccctctccacctatcttctttactctccatcttcggtccgcctccccctctctccctatttattccagttccctccccccatccccctctctgatgaagggtctaggcccgaaacgtcagcttttgtgctcctgagatgctgcttggcctgctgtgttcatccagcctcacattttattatcttggaatctccagcatctgcagttcccattatctcatctctaTAACCTTCCTACTTTTGTGTTCAATTTCCCTTAGAATAAATAGTGATATTCTATTAACTTGCTCCATCTGCACATGAATGAGGACACGCAGAACCCTGATCTTCCTGCATCTTAGAACTCTGCGATCTTTCAAAATTTGAATAATATGCTTTTTGTTTCCTGTCAAGATAGATAAGTTCACTCCTCCATTTctgctccatttgccagatctttgtccaGTCACTTAAACTATCAATCTTGTTGTAACATTCAGTTTCCCCTTCACAACTTACTTCCCTAACTGTGCCATCGGTTTAGCAAATGTATCTTCTGTCCTTGCAACTGAAGTCCCAGCGCTATTCCCTGTGGCACATCATGCATTTAATCTTTCCAACCAGGAAAAAAACGTATTTGTTCCTACTCTCTGAATCCTGTTAGGTAATCAAACTTCTGTCTGTACCAATATGCTATCCTCTACAAGGAGCTTTTATTCAATGTGGAACTTCATCAACTACATGCTGCAAATCCAAGTCCAGTACATCCATAGGTTTATCCTTATCCACAGAACTATGTTGACTCTGGTtcattaccttgaacttatctaaATGACTTATTACTTTAATAGTAGCTTCTAGCATTTTTTtcatgacagatgttaaactaactgactgtagttccctgctttctgtctctttccctaTTTGAATAAAGGAGTATAATTTGCTACTTTACAACTTAATGGGACATGCCCAAATCAAGACTCTTAGAAAATTAAAACCACTGCCCCCATTCCCTCACTAAGCACCACATCCAAGACAGTAGGATGAAGTCAGGATTCAAGACTAATACTAATGAACAACAAAATAACTCTGCGTGCAATTCCAGCAGTTTACTCCCTATGACTTCTCTGGTAATTGTAATGTACCTGAGTCCCTCTCTGTCGAGGTTTTAGCAAACATTTGTAGCTCAGCTTGTGGATGAGGTTATTGAACTTGTTTTCATTctgatgttttgtcaccatgctcggtaacatcatcagtgggcctcCGATGAatgcctcactgatgatgttacctcgcatggtgatgaaatgtctgaaagaaaacaagccagcttggcgagcaagataacaacctctccctctctctctcccatttcctgattATAACTGCTTCTGGAATGTTAATTGTATTCTCTATGGTGCAGACTAACGCAAAATACCTGTTCTGTGTATCTGTCAGCCCCTTATTTTCCATTAGTTATGCTGCAGACTCACTTTCTACAGGACTGGCATTCACTTTGTTAACAATCTTTTTGAAATTTTTATAAAAACTCATACTGCTGGTTTTTATATTTCTGCATTGCATTTTCTCACTCTATTACTTTTTTGTGGACTATCTTTGCTTTTGTAAACATTCTGACCCGCCACTTATCTCTGCACAATTATGTGCTTTATTGTTACATATCATACTAGCTTTTAACTTTTCTAGTTAACCAAGAATCATGGGTCTTTACTGTGGAATTTTTCTTACTCATTTGAATGTATTTATTTGGTGTAGTCTGAAATTTAACCTTAAATTGTTGCCATTATGTTTCTATTCACATTATCATTTGTCATTATTTGCCAATATGGTTAGGCAGTTTTGCTTTTATGCCGTTATAATACCCTTGTCAaatgatgttttttaaaaaaagtctcagACCTACTCCTGTATCCCACAAAATAAATGTAATATTCagtcatgttatggtcactgtacATAAAGGCACCTTCATTATGACATTTCTCATTAATCCTATCTCATTGCATAATACCAAGTCTACTATAATGTACTTTCTAGTTAATTCCAGAAAAAGCTGTTCTAAGAACCTATACAAAACAAAATTCCATGAAGTCCTCTTCTAGACCAACTTTGCCCATCTGACTTGTCTGATCAACATGTAGATTGAAATCTTTTATGGACTATCACTGCACTTTCCCAACAAGCTCCTATTATTCTTACCTTTATCCCACACTTTACTATGTGTTAGTTATGAGGTCTATGCAACACTGCACATGTGACTGCTTGCATTTGTCATTTGCAATATCCTGAAACAAacgaaacaaaaattgctgaagaaattcaactgGCCTGGCAATCTGTGGATCACcgagctcaaaatgttaactctgctttctctccacagatgttgccagacttgctgaatttctccaggaattctttgtttgtttcagatgtccagcatctgtgcatttttgttttatttttcttgtgCAGGTTTCCTAAATTTAGatcatctccctctctctattttgcACGCTCACCATCAACAGAGCCACCTTTCCAGGTGCCCGGTGCCCTGTACCCTTCAAGATTAGGTCTTAAGCCATGTCATCCTGCAGCCGTGTCTGTTGTAATGGATTGTACTTATTATTTctatttgttttcagttcagctgttttgttttggatgCTACCTGCATTCAAATATAACAGAATTaaattctctgtttgtttcttttATGATATAAATGTTTATTCTTTGTGTAACTTAAATCTGTCAGTGTACTCGTCAAATCCTAATCTATCCCATACTGTCACTATCATTTCCTTTATTAATACCTTTATTTTTGACCTTAGAGTAGAGCAATGACATCAGCTAAATTTGATTCCTTATCCCTCGATTTAGTTTAATATCTACTCTACGTATCTACTTATGATACTGGTAAAATCACTGACCTCAGCTGGATCAGGTGGAGTCTATTCTATCAGTATAGATTACCCTTTCCTAGCAGCCACAAACCAGAACTTACTTCTCTTTCATCTgtctttgagccacacattcatcccTCTAATGTTCCTTATGCTGATTTGTAGGTGTCTAAGGTAATCCAGAGATTGTATGTTTGAGGTTTTGCTTGATTGGAAGCCTAGCACCTCATAGTGATTATTCAAAATGTTTGTTCTGCCCTAGTCAGTACCTACACGGACTACAAAGACCGGATTTTCTTCCATCTCAAGTACCTCTTCAGCCTACACAGATATTTTGAACGCCGGCACTGGGTAGGTAACAATAGCCACGTGGATTCAAGCACTTTCTGCAACAGAACAGCATCATCCCTCTGACTATACTGTCTCCGGTTGTCActtttgcccattcctaattactttGTGGGCATTGCTACGGGTCTGGAGTAGtgtgtcagccagaccaggtaaggatggcaggttttctTCCCTTAAGGCTATTAGTGAGTTAGATTTTTGCTTAATGACATTGGTTACATGTacatatttcagatttttttaaaaaattcagttcaaatttcatcaattgtaatggtgggatttgagcccatgttcCCAGGACGTTGGCCTAGGATTCTGGAATGAACTTCTCCTCACcttcctttttctctcttttccttctGTTACCCTTCCCTCTCTTGAATTGCTTCCATACTACAGTGCCAAGGTTAGTTAGCTCATCCAACATACAGTCCCCACTATCTCACTTAACTATCtcactctcagttgccctctctTGTCCCTGAAAACCTATCAAATCAAATTGCCCAATCTTGAGGTGTGACAATCTCCTGATTAAAAAAGAATCCAAATAACTTTCTTCCTCCCTGTTGTGTCACATTATCTGTAGCCTCCAGTTCTTAAATTGAACCCAAACTGCTCAACATTAAATCACTTTTCTAGAACTCTGATTTACTGTTAACATGTCCCAAATGTTAACAGTCATCCATGAATTCCCAAACATGGCAGCTGTGCCACATCAGCCAGCTCCATCCTTAATGTTTTCTAATTATCTTCATATGTAGTTTATATATTTTGTTAACTTGACCACCAGTTGCTGTGCTATTATGAATATTAGGAATAGATTTTTTCCTTAATTATTTACCAGATATTAACTGAATAATTAGCTTCTCCTGTAGTGGAATAGGAATCAATTCCTGGACGTTAAAATAGTCAAGAGCACAGCAAGGTGAACTGCTTTTCTTTTTCTCCCAAATCACTGAACCCAAGCATTATAATAGGCCACACTTTAAAAGATAATTGAGGTTCATTGTGACGACTACTGATTATGACACCTTTGGGAAGGTGAGTAAGACTGTGTTAGAATTTCTGACTCCCACAAGGAGGAGATATGCCATGAGATAGAATagtctcaaataaaaacagaaattgctggagaaactcagcaagtcctgCCGCATTGGTGCaagggaagcagagttaacatttcaagtccagtaaccgTTCTTCAGACCTGACAGCAGctaggagggtctaggcctgaaacgtcagcttttgtgctcctgagatgctgctgggcctgctgtgttcatccagcatctgcagttcccactatcacagcAGCTAGGAAAGGTAGTATTTTatgctggtggggggggggggggggggtggggagaatagTGCTGAGAGAAAGAAAGTTAGGCAGGTGAAAGActgaggaagaaaggaagaaaaaatctGACTGGGTGAAAATGAGCTGTCAGTGCTGAAAGCAGCCCTTGAGCTCTCCAAAACTGTTTATACTCTTGACCCAAGGTGGCTCTCCTAATCAATGTACAGGAACTGTCTCCAGGAGGCACTGCAACcttggcccagtggttagcactattgccttgCAGTACCAGGAacgtgggttcaattctagctttgagtgactgtgtgggtttcctctgggtgctccagtgtcctcccatagtccaaacgATGTGCAGGTTATCTGTAGTGGTTGTGCTCAGTTGTCCAGAGTGTTCAAGTTAATTTTCAGAAACACGGCGATAGGGTAGTGGATgagcctgggtaggatgctcttcggagagatGGTGTGGATGTGTTGGTCCAAATGGCTGTATGGATTGTATTCTACAATAATTTACTCATGGCTAATTGGCAAGAGGGTAAGTGATTGACAGGGAAAGGGGTGGAGTGTGTAGCTGTATAATAGAAGGCAGCACGAACACTTTGACAAGTGAAggcctgatgtggaggtgcccctgttggactcgggtggacaaggtcagaagtcacaccacaccaggttatagtcaggTGCAGTACCTgtaaaccttgtgatttcaagttgacctgttggactgtaacagGTCCAAGATGTTGGcgagttttttccttcacagacgctgccagacctgctgagcttttccagcaattttgtttttgttccggacatacatccgcagttctttcagttttcgtTTGAACTGTAACCTGCTCTGGGGCGTGACTTTCGATGGGGAAGGGTTGGGATCGTGTGAGACGGACAGGGGGAAGGGGGACGAGCGAGGCAGGTATGAGAGTgatggtgggaactgcagatgctggagcagtGTGTGATTGACAGGGGAAGGGGCGGGATCGCCTGTGACGGGCAGGAAGCAGGGCGGGACCGTGAGTGACTGACTAAGGAATGGGCGGGGCAGTGTGTGACTGACTGGGGAATGGGCGGGGCAGTGTGTGACTGACTGGGGAATGGGCGAGGCAGTGTGTGACTGACTGGGGAATGGGCGGGGCAGTGTGTGACTGCCGGGGAACGGGCGGGGCAGTGTGTGACTGCCGGGGAACGGGCGGGGCAGTGTGTGACTGACTGGGGAACGGGCGAGGCAGTGTGTGACTGCCGGGGAACGGGCGGGGCAGTGTGTGACTGCCGGGGAACGGGCGGGGCAGTGTGTGACTGCCGGGGAACGGGCGGGGCAGTGTGTGACTGACTGGGGAATGGGCGAGGCAGTGTGTGACTGACTGGGGAATGGGCGGGGCAGTGTGTGACTGACTGGGGAATGGGCGGGGCAGTGTGTGACTGACTGGGGAACGGGCGAGGCAGTGTGTGACTGACTGGGGAACGGGCGAGGCAGTGTGTGACTGCCGGGGAACGGGCGGGGCAGTGTGTGACTGCCGGGGAACGGGCGGGGCAGTGTGTGACTGCCGGGGAACGGGCGGGGCAGTGTGTGACTGACTGGGGAACGGGCGGGGCAGTGTGTGACTGACTGGGAGAAGGGGCGGGACGGTGAGTGACGACCGAAAGAAGGGGCGGGACGGTTGAGTGACTGACTGGGGGAAGGGGCGGGACGGTGAGTCATGACCGAAAGAAGGGGCGGGACAGTGAGTgactgagacaacaaaatgtgaggctggatgaacacagcaggccaagcagcatctcaggagcacaaaagctgacatttcgggcctagacccttcatcattaacagtgagtgactgactgaaagaagGGGCGGGACAGTGAGTGACTGTCTGGAAGCAGGGGCGGGACAGTGAGTGACCGACTGGGCGAAGGGGCGGGACCGTGTGTGACGgaagggaggggagtgtgcaatGGCCGCTGCCTGTGGTCGGTTGTGGAGTGGGTGTCCGTTGAGGCACGCGTTGTTGCGATCGGGCCGAGGGCGCCCGGTCATGGCCCGTGGATATGCCAAGAAAGCCGGTGAGTAGACCGTAGCCTCTGTGGTGGGTCTCTAGGCTCCGAACCCCGAGTCTGCAGGGGAGATGGGCCTTCCCTGAGGCTGCGGATTACCATCCCCCGGACCGGCACTGCATACTCCTCTCCCACCCCAAAACCCCGCCATTCAACACACTCTTCCCCTCCCGGCAGCCCTCACCATGTCGCCTATATTAGGCCGCACAGTGCATCATTATTCCTGCCCACACCCTCCCCAATTCCCGCCCCCATGATGGACAGTATTGGGGTACACAGGCCGACTTCCCTGAGGACTAGGCAGTATTGCTCTACCCATCTTCACGACTTTCCCCGGAGTGGGCAGTGTTGCAGCACACATCCCACAATGGAGACTGGacattggggcggcacggtggctcagtggttagcaccaggaacccggcttcgattccaccttcgggtgactgtaactgtgtggagtttgcacattctccccatgtttgcgtgggttttctcggggtgctctggtttcttcccacagtacaggctaggtggattggccatgctaaattgcccgttgtgtacAAGGATGTGacgattaggtgggttatcaggatgggtctgggcgggatgtcTGAGTgccactgtggacttgttgggccgaagggcctgtttccacactagatATTCTATGATTATTTGGGTACACAATCCCCACCCCTCCCAGCACATTTGGCAGTATTGGGGAACatagcccacagactcccaccaCCATCAACCAAGCAACATGACAGCAGTACTTCATGAAGCGTCAAAATCTAACCTTGCTCCCACAGTCTGAATAGTCCCAAGACTGTACAGAATCACTAGACACTTCCGCCAAATGGTACTGAAGTACACAgatttctctccctttctccacTCGGTCATTAATGTACTGGTGAAAGCAATCTCCATCTTGTTGCAATGCACAACTTTCATAACAAATGATtagcttatttcagagatagtaggaactgccagtgctggagaatctgagataacaaggtgcagaactggatgaacacagcaggccaagcagaaattctttctgaagaagggttttgacccaaaacatcagctttcctgctcctctgatgctgcttggattaACTTACTTTGTTGgcttcagaaatatttcagaaGGTCCTGAAGATGCCAAATCATTCTTGATATTTTCTTTGTATAATTTCAGCTGTCAAGGGGAAAGGAAAGATTGGAGTTAAAGAAGTTCTGGAAGGTCCAGAGGTTTGTAAGGATCCTGAAATTTTGACCACGCATGCTGTGGGAGTTAATATTTACCAACAAGGCAAGGATCCAGAACTGCGGCCTGACACGGAATACCCTGAGTGGTGAGTTTTGCTCCTTATCCAGATACTTATTGTGCTTTCTTTACTTCCTTTTGATTGTCCTTTGATCAAGTATAGGTATGGGTACCTTGCTGCAGTAATGGTCTGCAGTCATGGTTTTTGGGGAGGGGTCATCATCCTTTTGTCCAGTACTCATCTGTAGATTCATTGTATTAATCATGATAATTTCAACTTTTTAATCCAGTCCCAGTTCTTCCTCTATATTTCTCCATGTCTTTACTTCTTGAGTATATTCCACAAAGTGGGAAGTGTAACATATTGGTTATCTTAGTGGACTCATCATCCTGAAGTCTGAACTAACAATCCAAAGACACGAGTTGAAATCCTCCATCGTTGCAATCAGACTctttaaattcagttaaaatgTTAATATCAGTAATTGTGACTATCGATTTGTGGTATAACTTGCATGAAAGAAGGGGCTCTGCAGCATTTCTTAGAagttttgggattttttttgatGCTCTTGATAGTGTTATTGTCTCTGGGCTGAAAGATCTGTGTTAAAGCCCcaccttttaaaaattaatttgcaggatatgggcatcgctggccagaccAGCACTTCTTATACacgacattgatgaggccacttgaTAGCAATCTGATGTGTGCAGTTGTGGATTGTGGATAGTAAGAAAATGTTTCCCCagttgggcggcacagtggctcagcgattagcactattgcctcacagcaccacagacctgggtttgattgactgtcacccgaggctgcaatgtggagtttgtacattctccctgtgtctgtgggggtttcctcttggtgctccagTTAACtgccacagtccagagatgtgcagggtaggtggattggtcatgctaaatttcccatagtgttcagggatgtgtagattaagtgggttttaggtgtatgggtctgggtgggatgctccaagggtcgatgtggacttgttaggctgaagggcctgtttccatactgtagggattcaatgattctatcaGCTGGGGATTCAAAGAGCCACAGTCTCCAGAATAAGGGACCAgcttaggactgagttgagacaTCTATAAATAGTTTTTGACCCTTTGGAATTTTCATCTCCAGAAATGGTCCATGTAGTGCAATAATGAGGATAGTGTAGCAGGTGGAGTTGAGGTAGACAATTAGCCACAGTTGTGTTGAATGTCAGAGCCAGCTCAAAATACCAAATGTCCAgttcctgctcccatttctgttattgtttgtgTTTCTCCCGTTTTTAAGCACTTCAGTTAAATGGCTGATTTAATGCAATGAATTCTGGAGTCTTTTAGCCCTTTATGTGGTAGAGCTTTTCCCAATGCTTAGTTGCCTTAATTCACATTCTGTCCTCTTCAAATCACAAGGGTCTTTAGCATAGACAAAGGCTTTCTGACCCATTGTTTTTCAGCAGCACAGATTCAGTCATCTAACTcttctaaccccattttccagcacttggcccatagccttgtgcgCTTTGGCATCGCAAGTGCGCATCCACatacttaaatgttatgagggccTCTGCCTCTAAAACACTTCGAGACccagagttccagattcccaccaccctctaagtgaaaaaaagttttcctcatatcccctctCACTGGCTCTTAGGGGGACTGTTGAACTGTTAACAgggtttctttatttttctccttttttggAAGTAAGAATTGTAATGCTTAtcttttttaactttattttccttatttttctgttttgtacATATAATTCTGTTggtaggtacctttgtacctaatcTGGTGCCATTAAGTAGTGACATGTAAAACTTTCTCTCTGCTcctgtgagtacatgtgacaataagccTAGTTCTAAACATCCTACCCCTTACCTTACTTTTATGCTCCCCTgcatcaaggggaaatgtttctttgtGCCTACCCAATCTATGCCCCATTTAATTTTATACATCAAAATCAAGTaccccctctgtcttctctgttccaaagtaAACAACTCCAATCTATCTCTTGATATCTAAAAAGCCTTGTAGACACCCTTATAAAATGCTAAATTGACCCCTATCAGTTTGTCAGTTTCTGTCGTTGTGTTAAGTATCCCACCCTGTGCCAGGAAGCATGAATGTGAATATGGTCTGTAAGAATTTTGGCATGGGGGTCTGGTGCTGATTTTTTTCTGTATTATCCATTGATGTGTATATTGTTCAATGTTTATGGGAGTTCAGTGGTTATGTTATTGGAAGGTTAACCTGGCTTTTCAAATTCACCAGGGTAAGTGTGTGGGGACAGACAAAAAATTGGCATTGAACCCACACTTGGATCAGTCATCGAATGGCACATAggcttaatggactgaatggcctactcctacttcttATGATCTTGCATAATTCACTTCTATGGGGAGTTGGTAAGATAACTACAAGAGTATTGCATTTAGGTAGTTTCTAATCAGCTTTCAGAGATGCTATGACACACCAccagagcaggtgagacttgaacctgggtcttgaATTCCATCAGTCAAGTCAACCTTAAAACCTGCTAATTATTGAGGGGAAAAAGGGTCTAACTGGAACTGGTTGACTGACGTCATTCATTTAAAGAAACGTGGTCCCTTACACAGCCCCATCTTGCCTCTTGTGTCTTGTGAAAGTACCTACCATGTCACTCAGTTTGCTTCCAATGGGGTGGGCAACAAAAATGGACTTTCCAGCATCCCGAGAACGTTCATGGAAACCTTTGCTAGGTTATAGGGACTGTGACTTTAATTG from the Stegostoma tigrinum isolate sSteTig4 chromosome 30, sSteTig4.hap1, whole genome shotgun sequence genome contains:
- the mrpl54 gene encoding large ribosomal subunit protein mL54; this translates as MAAACGRLWSGCPLRHALLRSGRGRPVMARGYAKKAAVKGKGKIGVKEVLEGPEVCKDPEILTTHAVGVNIYQQGKDPELRPDTEYPEWLFTLNLGPPKSLDELDPESWEYWKLIRKQHMWQDNKVRKGKKL